In Pseudomonadota bacterium, one genomic interval encodes:
- a CDS encoding tetratricopeptide repeat protein, producing the protein MKNFNKAIKLDHKYTEAYYNRGVSYDLIGNYPRALLNFKECSTVRQ; encoded by the coding sequence ATTAAGAATTTTAACAAGGCCATAAAATTGGATCATAAGTATACAGAGGCTTATTACAACAGAGGGGTCTCGTATGATTTAATCGGTAATTATCCAAGGGCACTTCTAAATTTTAAAGAGTGCAGCACGGTTAGGCAATAA
- a CDS encoding ISNCY family transposase: protein MRQKFNPQTGLFSPMMRYSIAKELQEMSKVLDDNPRLMDLVFQDMTSLSRTDTGRQGMTAEQVLRCAVLKQYRQLTYEELAFHLEDSDSFRSFSRLEVGQYPSKSILQENIKAIREETWEAILQEITTFAIREKIETGRTVRVDSTAVETNIHHPTDSTLLSDGIRIITRWLTEGKELVPQPRYGFSDHRRVVKKRVMTILNAKKDTVRQSAYKDLLHYAGLVKGYAVAAIDELIVYEGDTITDTFAAHELARRLERATGILGKVIDQTDRRVFKKEKVPASEKIVSFFEDHTDIIVKGKRDTEYGHKVFLTGGSSTMILGCLIVPGNPADTDQYQPLLEQHKEWYGKMPRQVSADGGFASKENLAYAKENHIKDAVFAKKRGLSVLDMAKSNWVYKKLRNFRAGIEAGISTLKRAFGLDRATWTGWEGFARYVLSGIVSYNLLVIARIRLASA from the coding sequence ATGCGCCAGAAATTCAATCCCCAGACAGGCCTCTTCAGTCCTATGATGCGATACTCGATTGCGAAGGAGCTCCAAGAGATGTCCAAGGTCCTCGATGACAACCCGAGGCTTATGGACCTTGTCTTTCAGGACATGACTTCTCTTTCCCGCACTGATACGGGGAGACAGGGGATGACTGCCGAGCAGGTTCTTCGATGCGCAGTACTCAAACAGTACCGCCAGCTTACGTATGAAGAACTCGCCTTCCATCTGGAAGACTCTGATTCCTTCCGCAGCTTCTCCCGCCTGGAGGTGGGACAATATCCCTCGAAGTCAATCCTTCAGGAGAACATAAAGGCAATCAGGGAAGAAACATGGGAAGCCATTCTTCAGGAGATCACAACCTTTGCTATCCGTGAAAAGATTGAGACGGGCAGAACAGTGAGGGTGGACTCAACCGCGGTAGAGACTAATATTCATCACCCCACGGATTCGACCCTTCTTTCCGATGGTATCCGTATTATTACCCGCTGGCTCACCGAGGGGAAGGAACTTGTCCCCCAACCGAGATATGGGTTCAGCGATCACCGGCGAGTGGTGAAAAAAAGAGTCATGACGATACTCAATGCAAAAAAGGATACGGTACGGCAAAGCGCCTACAAGGACCTTCTCCACTATGCAGGGTTGGTGAAAGGATATGCTGTAGCCGCAATTGACGAACTTATCGTCTATGAAGGCGATACCATCACCGACACCTTTGCCGCCCATGAGCTTGCCCGGAGGCTCGAACGGGCAACAGGTATTCTCGGCAAGGTAATCGACCAGACAGACCGCAGGGTCTTCAAGAAAGAGAAGGTCCCTGCATCGGAAAAGATAGTCTCTTTCTTCGAGGACCATACCGACATCATCGTAAAAGGAAAAAGAGATACCGAATACGGGCATAAAGTATTCCTTACCGGTGGGAGCTCCACTATGATCCTGGGCTGCCTCATTGTACCCGGAAACCCGGCGGACACCGATCAGTATCAACCATTACTCGAACAGCATAAGGAATGGTACGGGAAGATGCCTCGTCAGGTAAGCGCCGACGGTGGTTTTGCATCAAAGGAGAATCTTGCCTATGCAAAGGAGAATCACATCAAGGACGCCGTCTTCGCTAAGAAACGAGGGCTTTCTGTTCTCGATATGGCAAAGAGCAACTGGGTCTACAAAAAGCTCAGGAACTTCCGCGCCGGCATCGAGGCAGGTATCTCCACATTGAAACGGGCCTTCGGTCTTGACCGGGCAACGTGGACGGGATGGGAAGGATTTGCCCGGTATGTCCTCTCCGGCATCGTCTCCTATAATCTCCTGGTCATTGCCCGGATAAGGCTGGCCTCGGCGTAA